The DNA sequence GGAGAGGCGACAGTCACCCTAGAAGATGTGCAAGTCCTGTGGGGCTTGAGAGCGGACGGTCGTGTTTTCACAGGCCGTGACCATCATACCAGATATGATGATTGGCCCAGCAAGTGCCGAGATTTGTTGGGATGGATACCCGATGCAGCATCAGAGACAAAGCAAGGCGGTATGCTGATGACCGCTCTGATCAACCAAACGAGGATACCTTTGGGTGATGACCTACCTCCTTATGTCTACATCCAAAGGGCACGTATCCATGCCTTAATCTTGTTAGGAGGATTGATTCTACCAGACACTACTGGGTGTAAGGTTCATTTCATGTGGCTAAATGCATTTGAGGATCAAGACGATGTGATAAATATTAGTTGGGGAAGTGCAGCTTTATCGTACTTGTATCATTATCTGTGCGAGGCTTCCGTGGACAAGAGGAAAGAGTTGGGCGGGCCCATGATTCTTCTGCAGCTTTGGGCGTGGGAAAGAATGCCTACATTGAGGCCGTCATTCGTAGTAGCGCCTGTGCACGAGCCGTATACGCCATGTGGCGCTAGGtgatatatttaaacatttatttgtttatgcatcttgagtttttttttataccaattttatttatagatgGAAAGGAACTACTCAGATAGGAAATGCTCCTAGATATTCGGTGGAGCATTACCGTGATCAAATATCCTTGATTAAACCTGGCCAGGTGACTTTCTCTTTTGATTACTTaatgtataaatttattatgaagTTAATTTGCGTTTGCATTGCtggtttttttttagtttgtatgGACACCATATGTGGATCGCATATTGCCAGACTACTGCAATGATGTGAATGAGTGCTATATGTGCGACACTTATTTGGTATGTTGGTCGTATGTCGAGGCGCATGAGGCTGGACGAGTGCGCAGACAATTTAATCGATACCAGGGGATTCCTCAATCCATAGATAGGATGCTCAAAAACGCCGATCATTTGGGTAAAAATGATCGGCGTGGTAAGAAGGGTACTGATTGGGAAAAGATGCATCAGTTCTTCATTGGGGAGTGGGACATGAGGTATGAAAGGTTCCAGGCAACCGTAGATGCCGCGACGATGTCCATAAACATTCCATTGAATCCGGGATATATGGCGTGGTATAACAAGATTACAGTGACGTACCTAACTCAACCTGGGGGGGTACGGACAACTGCTGGGATGAACGAGTCGGCTTCGTCGATTAGATTAGTTgtaagtttgtgatattaaaCTATATGCcttcatttattatatacgtattgatatttgtatgattttcttttatgtagGTTGAGGGTTTTCAGGAGATTTGGCATATGACTACTGAACAAGAAATAGACCCAAGAATACGACGATTTCGTGAAATCGCTAGGCATGCCCTTCAGTCAACGAACCACGGTGATGTCATGGAGTACCAACTTCCCAACACCGCGATGTGGTCATGCCTTTTGAACCACAAGACGTTCCACCACGTCGAAGTCATAGAGTGGGGGGTGCTCGAACTGGTGGGCACGGTAACACAAAACAGATAAGGATGTCGCAGCAGCAGTGGGATTATGTGCAACCAGAGCCTATGAATCCAGAGTATGACCCACCTCAATGGTCTTTGTATCCAAGCCAGGAGTCGCAATCACAGTGGGGGTGTCCCCTCTATTCCCCAAGCCAACCTGAGCCTGATTGGAGTCGTCGCCCATACTCACAAAGCCAAAATGAGCCGCAATGGAGTGGAGCCCGAGCATCAGTCGATTCATACTTCCAAAATTATCAGTTCATGGCTCCTCAAcgagttgaagaagaagatgatgatgaaggagaaggagaaggagaaggagaagaagaagaaaatgaatttgaagaagaaaatgatgaccgagaagaggaaaatgaggaagaagaggttCAGAACATCCACGTACAACCTCGACCAGTTGCAGAGGGtccaacactaaaaaaaaagtagtccaacactaaaaaaaagtagtccaacactaaaaaaaagtagtccaacactaaaaaaaaagtagtccaacactaaaaaaaaagtagtccaacactaaaaaaaagtagtaacactaaaaaaaagtagtccaacactaaaaaaaagtagtccaacactaaaaaaaaagtagtccaacactaaaaaaaagtagtccaacactaaaaaaaaagt is a window from the Salvia hispanica cultivar TCC Black 2014 chromosome 1, UniMelb_Shisp_WGS_1.0, whole genome shotgun sequence genome containing:
- the LOC125189820 gene encoding serine/threonine-protein phosphatase 7 long form homolog produces the protein MTTSSSRGQLLYGPEDPSVLYLQKQHISNKLLTEGTSHIFKVRRTESKTWDVDIHANVRHWLNMFGFGGVIECGKSMKVDNELITALIERWRPETHTFHLPVGEATVTLEDVQVLWGLRADGRVFTGRDHHTRYDDWPSKCRDLLGWIPDAASETKQGGMLMTALINQTRIPLGDDLPPYVYIQRARIHALILLGGLILPDTTGCKVHFMWLNAFEDQDDVINISWGSAALSYLYHYLCEASVDKRKELGGPMILLQLWAWERMPTLRPSFVVAPVHEPYTPCGARWKGTTQIGNAPRYSVEHYRDQISLIKPGQFVWTPYVDRILPDYCNDVNECYMCDTYLVCWSYVEAHEAGRVRRQFNRYQGIPQSIDRMLKNADHLGKNDRRGKKGTDWEKMHQFFIGEWDMRYERFQATVDAATMSINIPLNPGYMAWYNKITVTYLTQPGGVRTTAGMNESASSIRLVVEGFQEIWHMTTEQEIDPRIRRFREIARHALQSTNHGDVMEYQLPNTAMWSCLLNHKTFHHVEVIEWGVLELVGTVTQNR